Below is a genomic region from Gemmatimonadaceae bacterium.
GCACTTCACCGGGGGCGCTCGCTTCTCCTGGCTGGGCGGCGCGTCAGCTCGCGCTGCGCACAGTCGAGATCGGAGCGAATCGCGTGGTCGCAGAGCTCCCGCTGTTCGGCTATCGCTGGGATGCGGGCGGGAGCGCCCGACCGATCACGTTCGCTGGCGCGCAGGCGCTGGTCGCGGCTGAGTCGGGCAGCTTCAGACGTGATCCGGCGACGGGATTCCTCACCGCCGTGGGCCGTGACGGATGGACGATATGGGTCCCTGACTCGCGCTCGATCGAGCTGCTCATCGCGGCAGCCCGCCGAAGCGGCGTGCACCGGATTGCGCTATCCGGAATCGAAGGCGCCGATCCGGCCATCGTTGACCGGTTGCTCGGGTCGATCAGACGATGATCAGCTCTTTCTGGTATTGGTCCGGCGTGATGACGAGCTGACGCTCGCCGATCCAGCCGTTGACCTCGCTTCGCATTCCGACATCGCCCGTGAGATAGATCCCCGGCTCGATCGAGAACCCGACGCCGGGAATCAGCAGACGCTCTTCTCGCGTCTCGAGATTGTCTATATGCGGCCCCGAGCCATGCAGGTCGCGGGGATCGATCGAATGTCCGGTGCGGTGGATGAATCTCTCGCCATGGCCGCGTGAGGTGATGACCGCGCGTGCGGCATCGTCAACTTCTCCTCCCTTCACCGGAATGCCCGCCGGAATCCGTTCGCGTAGAAGCGTGATGGCGGCATCTCTCGCATCGCGAACGGCTTCCCAGATTCCGATCTCGCGCTCGCCCGGCTGGCCGAGCGATCCCATCCAGGTCTGATCGGCGAAGACGCCGTTCTCTTCCCTCGCCCAGAGATCGATCAGCAGGATGTCTCCATTGCGGATGAGCGCGCTCTCTTCCGCGGGCGGACTGTAATGCGGGTTGGCCGCGTTGGGACCGATGGCGACGATCGGACCGTGGTCCGTCTCCAGCCGGTTTTTTGCGAATTCGCCAAGTATCCATTGCTGGAGGGCGAATTCGGTGATGGGGGAGCCGGACCGGGCCGCATCGCCGGCACGCTGCATCGCTTCGTGGGCAACGCGAGCGATGACCACCGCTGCTCGCCGATGCGACGCGAGGTTCTCCTCTGTCCAGACCGCGTAGAACCGGCTCACGAGGTCCGCGCTCGATACAACCGTCGCTCCGGCGCCACGAACCATCTCCAGCACCCCAGCTGGAACCCTGTCGAGATAGGGAACCGCGTCGCCCGGCGAATACTCCATCGCTACCCGCTTGCCCTTTACCAGTGTGGCGAGCTGCGACTCGAGCTCGCGCCAGCCGCTGTATTTCGTGCGGCCCCATTCGGCGGGCCAGAGCCGCCATGGACCCTGTTCGATGGCGTGCGTGATGGCGACCGGACTGCCGGACCTTGGTATGAATGCGAAAATCCTGCGCGTCGCCATGCCCTCGAGGCCGAGCATTCCAAGGGCAACCGGATTGAGTCCGTGGAAATCGAAGATGAGCCATCCATCGAGGTCCGCGTCGGCGAGTGCCGCCTGAAGCGGGGGAAGCAGTTCCGGATTCAGCATGGTTCGGTGGTCACTCGTTGTGGCTTCGCCATTCCGCGCGCCATTCGCAGATGCCATCGCCGCGCTGAACGCAGTGGACGTGATCTATCTGTCCGCCGCCATTGATAAGCAGTCGGATCAGCTCGCGGAGGGCATATTCGTAGAAGACGCAGCCGCCGGATTTCGGGGTCCCGTTGACCGTCGCGGAATTGGGGATCTTGAGCGTAATGAAGGAGCCGCTGCGCTCGAGCGTTCCGCCGAATTTTTTCTCGACGACGACGCGGAGCTGCTTGAGCGCCATCCGCCGGCTTATGAAGGCCGGGCCGACCCGGATCGTTCCGCGACGCGTCGGCGACAGGGATTGGTAAATATCGCGCGCGAGGATGACACCCGCGTTCCTGAACAGCTCCTCGGCATCGGGGCGGCGTCCGATCAGCGTGCCCAAGCCTTCGGCTTCGGCGAACGGGACCTGCTGGCCGCGCTTCATCGCGTCGGTGTACCGCCTTATCTGGGTGTACACCGTATCGCTCAGCCCCAGTCGCTTGTTTCGGAGCTCAGGGACATATTCGGCCTCCACCTGATCCTCCGGTGTATCTATGCGGCGAATTGCTTCGAGAAGGCTTAGCGGGATGCGAGCGTTGACTGTCGGGGGCATTTGCTCCGTAAGATGGGTCCGGCATCGGCCGGCGACAGCGAAAGTTATTGCAAACCGGTCGAAGGTGAACGACTGACAGACATCTTTTTCGCGTCCGCGGCGGCCCGCGTTCTCGCCGGAGTCGCCATGGTGACAGTCATCGCCCTCGCCGCGCGCCGGCTCGATTCGCTGTCCGGGAGTGGCGCCGTGGCGGCAGTCGTCATCGCGACCGCGTGCATGGCCGCGGGCCGGACCTGGGCACTGCTGCTCATCGCGTTCTTCATCACCGGCGTCGGACTGTCGGCAACATGGAAGAAAGCGAAAAGCGTGCGCACCGGAGACGTCGTCGAGAAGGGTGGCGCCCGGGATGCGTGGCAGGTGCTCGCGAACGGTGGCGTGCTCGCCGGGGCGGCGATGGGCAGCGTGCTTTGGCCCTCGCCTTCATGGCAGGTGCTCGGCGCCGGTGCGATCGCGGCGTCCACCGCCGACACGTGGGCGACCGAGATCGGCATGCTGTCGTCACGGCCTCCCCGGTCGCTGGTTTCGTTCGCCACGGTAGCGCCCGGCACCTCCGGCGGGGTGACGTGGCTCGGAACGATTGCGGCGGCCGGAGGAGCGCTCTTCATCGCGCTAGCTACGTTTCTTTTGAAGTGGCCCCTGCACGCTGTCTGTGCCGCGGCGATCGGGGGATTCGCCGGTTCCATCCTCGATTCCCTGCTCGGCGCAACACTCCAGGCCACACGCTGGTGCGAGCACTGCGGTCGCGCCACGGAACGAGAGGTGCACTCGTGCGGTACTGTCACACTTGCGACTGGAGGCATTCGCTGGCTCGACAACGACGCAGTCAACGCCCTCAGCTCGCTCGGCGGAGCGATCATCGGGATGCTCTGCCTGTTGTGAAGCGATCCTTGGGGGCTCGATGAGATCCACCGATTCAGCGAGCTCTTGCCCGCGCGACGGAGCCCGAGTCCTGCTCGTTAGCACCAACCGCGAGAGGCAACCCTACCCGGTGGTGCCCAACGGGCTGGCATGCGTCGCGTCGGCTCTCGAGCGAGCCGGACATGAAGTGCGGTTTCTGGACCTGTGCTTCGAAGCGGATCCA
It encodes:
- a CDS encoding Xaa-Pro peptidase family protein, translating into MLNPELLPPLQAALADADLDGWLIFDFHGLNPVALGMLGLEGMATRRIFAFIPRSGSPVAITHAIEQGPWRLWPAEWGRTKYSGWRELESQLATLVKGKRVAMEYSPGDAVPYLDRVPAGVLEMVRGAGATVVSSADLVSRFYAVWTEENLASHRRAAVVIARVAHEAMQRAGDAARSGSPITEFALQQWILGEFAKNRLETDHGPIVAIGPNAANPHYSPPAEESALIRNGDILLIDLWAREENGVFADQTWMGSLGQPGEREIGIWEAVRDARDAAITLLRERIPAGIPVKGGEVDDAARAVITSRGHGERFIHRTGHSIDPRDLHGSGPHIDNLETREERLLIPGVGFSIEPGIYLTGDVGMRSEVNGWIGERQLVITPDQYQKELIIV
- a CDS encoding DUF92 domain-containing protein, which produces MGPASAGDSESYCKPVEGERLTDIFFASAAARVLAGVAMVTVIALAARRLDSLSGSGAVAAVVIATACMAAGRTWALLLIAFFITGVGLSATWKKAKSVRTGDVVEKGGARDAWQVLANGGVLAGAAMGSVLWPSPSWQVLGAGAIAASTADTWATEIGMLSSRPPRSLVSFATVAPGTSGGVTWLGTIAAAGGALFIALATFLLKWPLHAVCAAAIGGFAGSILDSLLGATLQATRWCEHCGRATEREVHSCGTVTLATGGIRWLDNDAVNALSSLGGAIIGMLCLL